In Bosea sp. PAMC 26642, the DNA window TACGAGTCCGCGCGGTTTTCCGGACTGCCGCGCTTCGAGTTCGGCATCGGTAGTAAAACGATTTGAAATGGCTACAAAATCCCATTCTACATCGGAGCGTTTAAATCGATCATCAAGTGCGACAGCTTTGGCGTATTTTTTGACCTGACTTATTACATCTTCGTTGATGGGTTGATTTGGACGCTTCAATTCTACCACTAGATGCCGGCGTTCATCGTCTCTCGGTGTCGGCATTCTACAAGAAAGCATCAGATCAACGATCGCTGCTTTGCCGTTGGCGTCGACAACAGGATCAGAAACTGCCATTTCGGCGCGGTCATCGCCGAGAAGCTGAAGGTGACTCCTTAGGACAGCAGTTAAATCTTCGTCGTCGTTCATTAAATTGAACTGCTCGCCGAAAATCCATGTTTCCCGCGCCATGATACGGTGAAGTTGTGACCGCTCAAGGAGCTGGCGCTTTGACGTTGGTTCAAAGACCAAAATCTGCAGTGCGCGCAGGAATTCTAGCCGGTCGGTTACGGCTTTGGCTGCGCTGATAACCGCAGTCAAGGGCGTTTTACGTAGAAGGTCGGCAAGCTCTTCTTGTTTAGTTTTTGGAAGCCCAATAACTTTCTCAAGAATTGACGCAAGTACGTCTGCTCCAGATTCAACCGCTGCTTTAACAAGCTGTAGCACAAGTTCCTGTTGTTTAATGGGGGCTTTCTCAAAATCGGCGCTGTAATCTGCTAGATTAAGAGCAACAACATCAAAAATCTGGCGCTCATTAATCTCAATTGCGTCATGAGCGACTCCGATATAGGGATATATCTTGGCTTGTTTCCATTCTTCGATCTTATTGCGCGAACGCTCGGATTCGCGCCCGCGAAAATGCTCTCTGAGTTTGGTCTTTGCAGCTTCAATAAGAGCTGTTGAAGTAGGGTCGAGCTCAACCAGCCCTTCTGTATTCTGATCAGCGAGCTCCTGGAAATACTCGGCTGTCAAATAAGAAGTGAATTCAAAGCCACGAGCATGTATGCCGGGAGCCATCGAGTGGAAGCTGAATCTGCCGGGTACGCACAGCATTAGTGTGCGATCAACTTTCTTCTTCCACTCAATAATATCCAACGTGGCACGGAGTTGGCGACCACCTTCGAGCGTCGCTTCGATCTCACATGAAGTTACATCTTTGATGGCGTCTCGGGCGTCAATAGCAACGCCATCGTAAATGATCGTAAAGTTTGGATCTTCATAAAGTTGTAATGCGAATACGTCTCTTACTTGGTCTGCAAACCCATCTGTAGCACGAATCTGGAAATCACGAACCACGTCCTCAATTTCAACGGTGCACCCGGTTTTCAGGGTAGGGACAGTGTCGGAAATATCGAAGTTTTTTAAATTTGATTTGTTTCCTGCAATCGAAAAAGATTCTCCATTATTTTGCGATATCCACGAGACTCTTCCCCCAGTGCGAAAGCTTTGAATCTTCCTTGCCCTTTTTCCCCGTGGACGATACGCCCCCCGCTTGTCTTTGCCGTTCGCGATTTCCACGAGCCGCCTAAGGATTGGAAGAACGTTTCAACTTTGTCCGCAGGAATACCTATACCGTTATCAGATATACGAACTAAACCAAGTTGCGTTAATTTGCCTTCTTCAAGCTCGACAATGACCTCTTTCGCATCCGCATCATACGAATTCCAAATTAACTCACAAATTGCCGCGAGAGGTTTGGCGGATGTAATTCTTTGAATATGATCATTCTCAACTGTTATTTCGATTTTTCGCACTTTGCCTGCCCCATGTGTTTTTTTGATTATAGCGCAATATCTACATAGCGGTAGAAGGCATGCAACCTTAACGGGATTCGGCGAAGGCGATCAACTCGATTTGACCACCCTGTTTCGGCCTGATGTTAAATCTATCATGTTGGTACAAGCTACTCCGCAGCCTGCCTCGCCCCCTTGATCGGCCTCCTTGCCAGCACCTCGCGCAGGAACCGCGCGGTATGCCCCTTGCCGGCCTTCACGATCTCCTCCGGCGTGCCCTGCGCCACGACCTCGCCGCCGCCGTCGCCGCCTTCGGGGCCCATGTCGATCACCCAGTCGGCGGTCTTCACCACTTCGAGGTTGTGCTCGATCACCACGACCGAATTGCCCTGCTCGACAAGCTCGTGCAGCACCTCCATCAGCTTGGCCACGTCGTGGAAATGCAGGCCGGTGGTCGGCTCGTCCAGGATGTAGAGCGTGCGGCCGGTGGCGCGCTTGGAGAGCTCCTTGGAAAGCTTGACGCGCTGGGCCTCGCCGCCCGACAGGGTCGTCGCCTGCTGGCCGACCTTGACGTAGTCGAGCCCGACGCGCTGCAGCGTCTCCATCTTCTCGCGGATCGAGGGCACCGCCTTGAACAGGCCCTTGGCCTCCTCGACCGACATGTCGAGCACGTCGGCGATCGATTTTTCGCGGTATTTGACCTCGAGGGTTTCGCGGTCGTAGCGCTTGCCCTTGCAGACGTCGCAGGTGACGTAGACGTCCGGCAAAAAGTGCATCTCGATCTTGATGACGCCGTCGCCCTGGCAGGCCTCGCAGCGCCCGCCCTTGACGTTGAAGGAGAAGCGGCCGGGCTGGTAGCCGCGCGCCTTCGCCTCGGGCAGGCCGGCGAACCATTCGCGGATCGGCGTGAAGGCGCCGGTATAGGTCGCGGGGTTGGAGCGCGGCGTGCGGCCGATCGGCGACTGATCGATGTCGATGACCTTGTCGAGATGCTCGATGCCCTCGATCCGGTCATGCGGCGCCGGATGGTCGATCGCGCCGTTGAGCTTGCGCGCCACCGCCTTGTAGAGCGTGTCGATGATGAGCGTCGACTTGCCGCCGCCCGAGACGCCGGTGATGCAGGTGAAGAGCCCGAGCGGGATCTCGACCGAGACGTCCTTGAGGTTGTTGCCGCGCGCGCCGACGATCTTGAGGCTGCGCCCCTTCTGCGCCTTGCGCCGCCGGACCGGCACCGCGACCGACATCTCGCCGGTGAGGTATTTGCCGGTCAGCGAGTCGGGATTGTCCAGAATCTGCTGCGGCGTGCCCTTGGCGACGATGCGGCCGCCATGGATGCCGGCGCCGGGGCCGACATCAACGACATAGTCGGCGGTCAGGATCGCATCCTCGTCATGCTCGACGACGATCACGGTGTTGCCGAGATCGCGCAGCCGCCGGAGCGTGCCGAGCAGCCGCTCATTGTCGCGCTGGTGCAGGCCGATCGAGGGCTCGTCCAGCACATAGAGCACGCCGGTGAGGCCGGAGCCGATCTGCGAGGCGAGCCGGATGCGCTGGCTCTCGCCGCCCGACAGCGTGCCCGAGGCGCGCGCAAGCGTCAGGTATTCGAGGCCGACATCGAGCAGGAAGGTCAGCCGGTCGCGGATCTCCTTGAGGATGCGCGGGGCGATCTCGTTCTGCTTCTGCGTCAGCCGCGAGGGCAAAGCGGAGACCCAGGCCAGCGCATCCTTGACCGAAAGCTGCGAGACCTCGCCGATATGGCGCATGTCGATCTTCACGGCCAGCGCCTCGGGCTTCAGGCGAAAGCCGTTGCAGGCCTTGCACGGCGTCTCCGACATGAAGCGGCCGATCTCCTCGCGGGCCCAGTCGCTCTCGGTCTCCTTCCAGCGCCGCTCCATATTGGTGATCACGCCCTCGAAGGGCTTCTTCACCTCATAGGCGCGCAGGCCGTCATTATAGGCCATGCGGACGGACTCGTTGCCCGTGCCGAACAGGATCGCGTTCCTGGCGCTCTCGGGAAGCTCGCTCCAGGGCTTCGTCATCGAGAAGCCGAAATGCTTGGAGAGCGCCTCCAGCGTCTGGCCGTAATAGGGCGAGGTCGACTTGGCCCAGGGCGCGATCGCCCCGTTCTTCAGCGTCAGGGCGGAATCCGGCACGATCATGTCGGGGTCGATCCGCATCTCGTGGCCGAGACCGTCGCAGGCCGGGCAGGCGCCGAACGGGTTGTTGAAGGAGAACAGCCGGGGCTCGATCTCGGCGATGGTGAAGCCCGAGACCGGGCAGGCGAACTTGGCCGAGAAGGTGATGCGGCGGGCCTCGCCGTTCTCAAGCTTCTCGTCGGCATATTCGAACACGGCGATGCCGTCGGCGAGTTCCAGCGCCTGCTCCAGCGAATCCGCCAGCCGCGCGCCGAGGTCCGGCCGGATCACGATCCGGTCCACCACCACGTCGATGTCGTGCTTGAACTTCTTGTCGAGCGTCGGCGCGTCGGAGATCTCGAAGAACTCGCCATTGACCTTGACGCGCTGGAAGCCGCGCTTCAGCCACTCGGCCATCTCCTTGCGGAACTCGCCCTTGCGGCCGCGCACGACGGGCGCCAGCAGATAGCCGCGCGTCTTCTCCGGTAGTTCGGTCAGCCGGTCGACCATCTGCGACACGGTCTGGCTCTCGATCGGCAGGCCGGTCGCGGGCGAATAGGGGATGCCGGTGCGCGCCCAGAGCAGGCGCATATAGTCGTGGATCTCGGTGACGGTGCCGACCGTCGAGCGCGGGTTCTTCGACGTCGTCTTCTGCTCGATCGAGATCGCCGGGGAGAGCCCGTCGATCTGGTCGACATCGGGCTTCGACATCATCTCCAGGAACTGGCGGGCATAGGCCGAGAGCGACTCGACATAGCGCCGCTGCCCCTCGGCATAGATCGTGTCGAACGCCAGCGACGATTTGCCCGAGCCCGACAACCCGGTGAACACGACGAGCTTGTCGCGCGGAATCGCGAGATCGATATTCTTGAGATTATGCTCGCGCGCGCCGCGCACCGAGATGACCCGCGAATCCGTCTTGCGGCTCTCGTCGAACATCGCCTCCAGCGAGGCGGTCTGGTCGGCGAGCGAGTCCTTGCCGACAGGGGACGGCTTGCCGACGGAAGAAGACTTGCGGGCCATGAGGGCGTCCGGTTTTTTGGTGAGCGCTACAGATAGGGCAAATGCCGGGCCATGCCAGTGGCACGCCTGCGCGGCCCGGCATGTCTAGCATGCAGCCCCGCGCGCCGATGCGCCCGTGCTGACAGCTCCTGTCAGGAGCTTCGCCCGGCCCCGGCGAAAAAACATGCCCCCATGCGCCATCGCGGCTGGCATGCTGCCGTTTTTGGGTGCATTTCGAGCCGGCGCATCGCATTCGCCGTGACGAGCCGGCCGAGCCCGAAGCCGGCCCGGCCGCAACATGAAGTTCGCCCGATGAACATCAACAGCCCGGTCGGCCTGTCCCAGCGCGCGGCGATCCCCGTTCTGGTCGCGCTCGGTACGACGCATCTCCTGAACGACATGCTGCAATCGCTGATCCCGGCGATCTATCCGATCATCAAGACGGCCTATGGGCTGGATTTCGGCCAGATCGGCCTGATCACCCTGACCTTCCAGATCACCGCCTCGCTGTTCCAGCCGGCTGTCGGCCACTACACCGACCGCAACCCGATGCCCTATTCGATGGTCGTCGGCATGGGCTTCACGCTGGTGGGCCTGATCGGGCTGGCCTATGCCGGCAGCTACGGGCTGCTGCTCGCTTCGGCGGCTTGCGTCGGCCTCGGCTCGTCGATCTTCCACCCCGAGGCGACTCGCATGGCGCGCCATGCCTCGGGTGGCCAGCACGGGCTGGCGCAGGGCATCTTCCAGGTCGGCGGGCAGACCGGCGGCGCGCTCGGACCGCTGCTGGCCGCTTTCATCATCGTGCCGCGCGGCCAGTCCAGCCTGGCCTGGTTTTCCGCGGCGGCCCTTGTCGCCATGATGCTGATGGTCTGGACGATAGGGCGCTACACCAGCCTGCAGCGGGCGCAGGCCGCCGCGCCCGTCGCCAAGACTTCGGGCTCGGGCCCGCTCGGCGCGGTGCGACCGGTCACGGGCATCGCCCTGACGGTCGCCATCCTCGTCATCCTGCTGTTCTCGAAGAACGCCTATTCGCAGAGCTTCAGCTCGTTCTACACCTTTTACCTGATCGGCAAGTTCGGCGTCTCGGTGCAGACCTCGCAGATCATGCTGTTCCTGTTCCTGGCCTCGTCGGCGGCGGGCGCGCTCGGCGGCGGCATCCTCGGCGACAGGATCGGCCGCAACAAGATCATCTGGTTTTCGATCCTCGGCGCACTGCCCTTCACGCTGATGCTGCCTTACGCCGACCTGTTCTGGACGGGCGTGCTGACGATCGTCATCAACCTGATCATGTCGAGCGCCTTCGCCGCCATCCTGATCTACGCGATGGAGCTGATGCCGGGCCGTATCGGCCTCATCGGCGGCCTGTTCTACGGGCTGTCCTTCGGGCTGGGCGGTGTCGCCGCCGCCATGCTGGGCGAACTCGCCGACCGCATCGGCATCGACGCGGTCTATCGCGTCTGCTCCTTCCTGCCCGCCATCGGCCTGCTCGCCTGGTTCCTGCCGAAGCTGCAATCGGACGGGCCGAAAGTGGCCGGGCATTAACTTGTCTCGACTTTGGCGCTAATCGCCAAAGCACTGCGTCATCCCGGACAAGCGGCGCAGCCGCGCAGATCCGGGATCCATCGTAGGGCAAGGCCATGCTCTATGATGGATCCCGGCACTCCGCTGCGCTCCGGCCAGGATGACGGGGTTGCGGTGTTGCGGGGTGAGCGCCAAGCGGCTCCTACATCCACATTCGCCCCAGCGGCGAATCAGATTTCAGGGGACAACCGCTGATTCTATGCTTGAACAAAACGGGAACATCGTTGATAGTGACGGCACGGATCGGTAGGGTCCGGCTCCGGTGACAAGCCGGTCTTCAGATGTGCGCAGGAAATGGAGCCTCTCATGGCTGGTAGCGTCAATAAGGTCATCATCGTCGGCAATCTGGGCAAGGATCCCGAAGTCCGGCGGCTGAATTCCGGCGAGCCGGTCGTCTCGCTGCGCATCGCGACCTCCGAGAACTGGCGCGACAAGCAGTCGGGCGAGCGCAAGGAGAAGACCGAATGGCATCAGGTGGTGATCTTCAATGAGAACCTGGCCAAGGTCGCCGAGCAATATCTGAAGAAGGGCTCGAAGGTTTATATCGAGGGCCAGCTCCAGACCCGCAAATGGCAGGACCAGTCCGGCGTCGAGAAATACACCACCGAGATCGTGCTGCAGCGCTATCGCGGCGAGCTGACGCTGCTCGACAGCCGCGGGCAGGGCGGTTCCGACGAGTATGGCGAAGGCGGCGGGGCGATGGAGGATCGCTCCGGCGGCGGCTCCTTCGGCCGCTCGGGTCCGATGGGCGGTGGCGGTAGCGCCCCGCGCCAGCCGGCGATGGCAGGCGGCGGCGGTGGCGGTCGCTCCTCGTCGACCCATCTCGACGACGACATCCCGTTCTAGGCTCGCAAGGCCGGTCGAGCGAAAGCGCGCTATCGGCGTGATTCAAAGCCGTGTCGAACGGGGGATCGCTCCGTAAGACACGGCTTTTCGTTGTTCTGCCTGCATCGTCGGCGACACTTGGCATGCACCTTGCGATCCGTCGCCCGGCCGGCAGCTCCGGCGACGGGCTTATGCAGGGAGGCGATCATGACCACGCGGCGTCGATTTCTTCAGCTCGGTGCGGCGGCGCTGAGCCTTCCTGCGCCCTCGATCGTACAGGCAGCGGACAATCGCCTGCTCAAATTCGTGCCGCAGGCCGATCTCGCCGTCATCGATCCGATCTGGACGACGGCGACCGTGACGCGCAACCACGCCTTCATGGTCTACGATACGCTGTTTGGGCAGGATGAGAGCTACAAGGCCCAGCCGCAGATGGCCGAAGGTGCGACGGCGGATGCCGACGGCAAGGTCTGGACCATCAGGCTGCGCGAAGGTCTGAAGTTCCACGACGGTTCGCCCGTCCTGGCGAGGGATTGTGTCGCCAGCATTCAGCGCTGGGGCAAGCGCGATTCCTTCGGCCAAACGCTGATGGCCGTGACGGACGAACTCGCCGCCGTCGACGACAGGACGCTGCGCTTCCGCCTGAAGAAGCCGTTTCCGCTGCTGCCCGACGCTCTCGCCAAGATGACCGCCTTCATGCCGGTGATCATGCCCGAGCGGCTGGCCGTGACCGATGCCTTCACGCAGGTGACGGAGGTCGTGGGCAGCGGGCCGTTCCGCTTCGTCGCCTCGGAGCGGCTGTCCGGCAGCCGTGTCGTCTACGAGAAGTTCGCTGACTATGTGCCGCGCGCCGATGGCAGGCCCGGCCGGACGGCAGGTCCGAAGATCGTGAATTTCGATCGCGTCGAATGGCATACGATGCCCGATCCCGCGACCGCCGCGGCGGCGCTCCAGAACGGCGAGGTCGATTGGGTCGAGCAGCCGCTGCCCGACATCCTGCCGCTGCTGGCAAAGAATCCGAAGATCGAGGTCGTGGTCAAGGAAACCACCGGCGCGGTCGCGATCATGCGGATGAACCATCTGCATCCGCCCTTCGACAACCCGGCGATCAGGCGCGCGGTGCTGCTGGCGATCGATCAGGCCGAGTTCATGGCCGCTGTCGGCGGGCCGGACCAGTCGCTGTGGCGGACGGGTGTCGGCGTGTTCCCGCCGGGGACCCCGATGGCGAGCGATGCGGGGATGGAGGTCCTCAACAGCCCGCGCGATATCGGCAAAGTCAAGCAGGCGCTGGCCGCGGCCGGCTACAAGGGCGAGAAGGTCGTCCTGCTCGGTGTGACAGACCTCGCCAATCTCAAGGCCGAATGCGAGGTCGCCGGCGAGATGCTCAAGCGCATCGGCATGAATGTCGATTATCAGACCATGGATTGGGGTACGGTCGTCGCGCGCCGCGCCAAGAAGGAGCCGCCGGAGCAGGGCGGCTGGAACTGCTTCTTCACCGGCTGGAACGGCCTCGACATGTTCGACCCCATCGGCCATCTCTCGCTGCGGGGCAACGGCGCTGCGGCATGGCCGGGCTGGCCGGTGGCGCCCAGGATCGAAGCCCTGCGCGACGCCTGGATGGAGGCGCCCGATCTTGCCGCTCAACAGAAGGTCGCCGCCGACATCCAGCGGCAGGTCTTCGAGGACGTGCCCTACGCCCCGCTCGGTCAGTATTTCCAGCCGACCGCCTTCCTGCGCACGCTGGAGGGCGTCCTTCCGAGTTTCCCGACCTTCTGGAACGTCAGGCGGGCCTGAGTTCGCGCAAAAGCTTCGGAACGGCGGCCGGGCTGCGGCGACGCGTGAGAGCGGTCGTTCACCCGGCCGCCGCCTGCTCGAGCGTGGCGATGTCGATCTTGGTCATCTGCATCATCGCCTGCATGACCCGGCCAGCCTTGTCGGGATCGGAATCGGAGAGAAGCGTCAGCAGCCGGTCGGGAACGATCTGCCAGGACAGGCCGAACTTGTCCTTGAGCCAGGAGCACTGGTCGTAGCGGCCGCCTTCGCCGAGTCTGTCCCAGAAATAATCGACCTCGTCCTGCGAGTCGCAGTGCACGACAAGCGAGATCGCTTCGGTGAATGTGTGATGCGGCCCGCCGTTCAGCGCGGTGAACTGCAGGCCTTCGAGCTCGAACGAAGCGGTCAGGACGCTGCCCTTTGGGCCCGGTCCGGCATCGCCGCAGCGCAGGACGGCACCTGCCTTGGCATTCCTGAACACCGACAGGTAGAAGGCGATCGCCTCCTCGGCCTGATCGTCGAACCACAGGAACAGCGTGATCTTCTGCACTCGCATCGCATGCCTCCTCGCGCTGAAAGCCGGGTTGGGATCGAGATCATAAACCGGGCAATAGTTAACTAATAAGTTAACTATTGCGGGATTGGATCGCCTGTCAAGCGTGCCGGGTCCGGCGGCCGTCGGCGCCATGCAGTACGGGCATCGCAGCCGCACCCGCGTCGTCCTTGCTCCGGCCACGCTTCCTCGCGAAGCTTGCGCCATCATGAGCAGCATCGATCAAACCCTCTCCGCCTTGTCCGTCTGGCTCGCTCTGGAGAGCCCGACCCATCATCTGCCCGGCGTCAACGGCATGATGGACCTCGTCGCTGCGGAGGTTGAAGGCCTGCCGATCGCGGTCGAGCGCATTCCCGGCCGCGACGGCCTCGGCGACAGTCTCGTGCTGCGGGCGGGGCTCGACACTGGCGAGCCGGGCATCGCGGTGATGTCGCATCTCGATACGGTCCACCCGGTCGGCACCAGCGCCCGCGACCTGGCGGTGCGCGTCGAGGGCGACAGGCTCTACGGCCCCGGCGTCTACGACATGAAGGGCGGCGCCTGGCTCGCGCTGCAGGCCTTCAAGGACGTGGCGCTGGCGGGCCAGGCGAGGCGGCCGATCACCTTCCTGTTCACGCCCGACGAGGAGATCGGCTCGCCGACGACGCGCGGCCTCATCGAGCAGATCGGCCGCTCCTCGGCGGCCGTGCTGGTTACCGAGCCGGCGCGCGAGGGCGGCAAGATCGTCACGGCCCGCAAGGGCGTCGGCCGTTTCGACGTCAGGATCGAGGGCCGGCCGGCCCATTCCGGCTCGCGCCACGCCGATGGCCGCAGCGCCATCCGCGAGGCGGCCCACCAGATCCTGGCGATCGAGGCGATGACGGATTACGCCGCCGGCATCACCACCTCCGTCGCTTTGGTCGGCGGCGGCACGGCGGCCAACGTCATCCCCCAGCACGCCTGGTTCAGCGTCGATCTGCGCGTCACGAGCCTGGCCGACGGGGTGATGATGGAGAGCCGCATCCTGAGCCTGACGGCGCGCGATCCCGATGTCACGATCAAGATCTCGGGCGGCATGAATCGACCGCCCTATGAGAAGAGCACTGTCGTCGCCGCGCTGTTCGAGACCGCCCGCGGCGTCGCCGCCGGGATCGGTTTCGACTTGCAGGACTGCGCCATGACCGGCGGCGGCTCCGACGGCAACTTCACCGCCGCGCTCGGCGTGCCGACGCTCGACGGCCTCGGCATCGACGGCGATGGCGCCCATACGCTTCAGGAATACGGCCTGATCTCCTCGATCGCCCCGCGCCGGGCGCTAATTCAGGGGCTGCTTGAGACGGTCTGAGATTGATCGAGGAACCCCAGCAGGGAACCCTCTCCCGGAGGGAGAGGGCAGGGTGAGGGGAAGGCCATCGCCCACTGCTGCTATGACGTGCCCGACAGCGCGGTCGCGTTCTCGCCTTGCTGGATATCCGGCCGTCACCTCACCACTGCCCCTCTCCTTGCAGGAGAGGGGTTCCTCGCGCCGGACTCTCTTGAGTTGAACGCTTCCGTTCGTCACAAAAATCCGCTCTGATCTGCCCAAGGCCGCATGACGGCCGTCTTGGGAAGGATGCAGGGCATGAAGACTTTGATCGCGGCGGCCGTGGGTGCCGCCTGCATGGTGATGGCAGGCCTGACGATGACGGAAACCGCGGCAGCACAGGACCTCATGGTCGAGAAGAAAGTCTTCGAGCTGCCGAGCTACACCACGCAGGGCGGCCGGACTCTCAAGAACGTCAAGGTCGGCTGGGAGAGCTACGGCACGCTCAACGCCGACAAATCGAACGCGATCCTGATCTGCCATTTCTTCTCCGGAAATTCGCACGCGGCCGGAAAATATGCGGCCGCGGACGCAGCGCCCGGCTATTGGGACGCCATCGTCGGCCCCGGCAAGGCGATCGATACCAACAGGTACTTCGTCCTGTCCTCGGACACGCTGGTCAACCTCAACACCGGCGACCCCAAGACCACGACGACCGGCCCCGCCTCGCTCGATCCCGACACCGGCAAACCTTATGCGCTCGATTTCCCGGTCGTGACGGTCGGCGATTTCGTCAACGTCCAGAAGGCGCTGGTCGAAAGCCTCGGCATCAGGAAGCTGGCGCTCGTCGCCGGTCCGTCCATGGGCGCGCTGCAGACCTATGAATGGGCCGCGAGCCACCCCGAAATGGTGGCCAAGGCCATGCCGGTGATCGGCGCGGCCGAGGCCGACGCGCAGCTGATCGCCTGGCTCGACGTCTGGGCAGCGCCGATCCTGGTCGATCCCAACTGGAACAAGGGCGATTATTACGGCAAGGCGCCGCCCAATGCCGGGCTCGCCAAGGCGCTGGCCGTGGTCACGCTGCAGGCCAACCATCAGGAATGGGCCAACGCCACCTTCGGCCGCCGTGCGGCGAAGGAAGGCGAGGAGCCCGCCAAGGCGCTCGCCAACCGTTTCCAGGTCCAGAGCATTCTCGACACGGCCGGCGAGGCCCGCGCAAAAGTCTCTGACGCCAATCACTTCCTCTATCTGGTCAAGGCCAACCAGCTTTACGCCGCCGGCGGCGTCTCGCTGGCCGATGCCGCCACCAAGATCAAGGCGCCGGTGCTGCTGATCACCCAGCCCAAGGATCTCGTCTTCACCGCCGACGCGATCGACCGCACTGCCGAGACGCTCAGGAAGGGCGGCGTCGACGTCACGCAGGCCTT includes these proteins:
- a CDS encoding ATP-binding protein, which translates into the protein MRKIEITVENDHIQRITSAKPLAAICELIWNSYDADAKEVIVELEEGKLTQLGLVRISDNGIGIPADKVETFFQSLGGSWKSRTAKTSGGRIVHGEKGQGRFKAFALGEESRGYRKIMENLFRLQETNQI
- the uvrA gene encoding excinuclease ABC subunit UvrA, encoding MFDESRKTDSRVISVRGAREHNLKNIDLAIPRDKLVVFTGLSGSGKSSLAFDTIYAEGQRRYVESLSAYARQFLEMMSKPDVDQIDGLSPAISIEQKTTSKNPRSTVGTVTEIHDYMRLLWARTGIPYSPATGLPIESQTVSQMVDRLTELPEKTRGYLLAPVVRGRKGEFRKEMAEWLKRGFQRVKVNGEFFEISDAPTLDKKFKHDIDVVVDRIVIRPDLGARLADSLEQALELADGIAVFEYADEKLENGEARRITFSAKFACPVSGFTIAEIEPRLFSFNNPFGACPACDGLGHEMRIDPDMIVPDSALTLKNGAIAPWAKSTSPYYGQTLEALSKHFGFSMTKPWSELPESARNAILFGTGNESVRMAYNDGLRAYEVKKPFEGVITNMERRWKETESDWAREEIGRFMSETPCKACNGFRLKPEALAVKIDMRHIGEVSQLSVKDALAWVSALPSRLTQKQNEIAPRILKEIRDRLTFLLDVGLEYLTLARASGTLSGGESQRIRLASQIGSGLTGVLYVLDEPSIGLHQRDNERLLGTLRRLRDLGNTVIVVEHDEDAILTADYVVDVGPGAGIHGGRIVAKGTPQQILDNPDSLTGKYLTGEMSVAVPVRRRKAQKGRSLKIVGARGNNLKDVSVEIPLGLFTCITGVSGGGKSTLIIDTLYKAVARKLNGAIDHPAPHDRIEGIEHLDKVIDIDQSPIGRTPRSNPATYTGAFTPIREWFAGLPEAKARGYQPGRFSFNVKGGRCEACQGDGVIKIEMHFLPDVYVTCDVCKGKRYDRETLEVKYREKSIADVLDMSVEEAKGLFKAVPSIREKMETLQRVGLDYVKVGQQATTLSGGEAQRVKLSKELSKRATGRTLYILDEPTTGLHFHDVAKLMEVLHELVEQGNSVVVIEHNLEVVKTADWVIDMGPEGGDGGGEVVAQGTPEEIVKAGKGHTARFLREVLARRPIKGARQAAE
- a CDS encoding MFS transporter, coding for MNINSPVGLSQRAAIPVLVALGTTHLLNDMLQSLIPAIYPIIKTAYGLDFGQIGLITLTFQITASLFQPAVGHYTDRNPMPYSMVVGMGFTLVGLIGLAYAGSYGLLLASAACVGLGSSIFHPEATRMARHASGGQHGLAQGIFQVGGQTGGALGPLLAAFIIVPRGQSSLAWFSAAALVAMMLMVWTIGRYTSLQRAQAAAPVAKTSGSGPLGAVRPVTGIALTVAILVILLFSKNAYSQSFSSFYTFYLIGKFGVSVQTSQIMLFLFLASSAAGALGGGILGDRIGRNKIIWFSILGALPFTLMLPYADLFWTGVLTIVINLIMSSAFAAILIYAMELMPGRIGLIGGLFYGLSFGLGGVAAAMLGELADRIGIDAVYRVCSFLPAIGLLAWFLPKLQSDGPKVAGH
- the ssb gene encoding single-stranded DNA-binding protein, whose product is MAGSVNKVIIVGNLGKDPEVRRLNSGEPVVSLRIATSENWRDKQSGERKEKTEWHQVVIFNENLAKVAEQYLKKGSKVYIEGQLQTRKWQDQSGVEKYTTEIVLQRYRGELTLLDSRGQGGSDEYGEGGGAMEDRSGGGSFGRSGPMGGGGSAPRQPAMAGGGGGGRSSSTHLDDDIPF
- a CDS encoding ABC transporter substrate-binding protein — its product is MTTRRRFLQLGAAALSLPAPSIVQAADNRLLKFVPQADLAVIDPIWTTATVTRNHAFMVYDTLFGQDESYKAQPQMAEGATADADGKVWTIRLREGLKFHDGSPVLARDCVASIQRWGKRDSFGQTLMAVTDELAAVDDRTLRFRLKKPFPLLPDALAKMTAFMPVIMPERLAVTDAFTQVTEVVGSGPFRFVASERLSGSRVVYEKFADYVPRADGRPGRTAGPKIVNFDRVEWHTMPDPATAAAALQNGEVDWVEQPLPDILPLLAKNPKIEVVVKETTGAVAIMRMNHLHPPFDNPAIRRAVLLAIDQAEFMAAVGGPDQSLWRTGVGVFPPGTPMASDAGMEVLNSPRDIGKVKQALAAAGYKGEKVVLLGVTDLANLKAECEVAGEMLKRIGMNVDYQTMDWGTVVARRAKKEPPEQGGWNCFFTGWNGLDMFDPIGHLSLRGNGAAAWPGWPVAPRIEALRDAWMEAPDLAAQQKVAADIQRQVFEDVPYAPLGQYFQPTAFLRTLEGVLPSFPTFWNVRRA
- a CDS encoding VOC family protein, yielding MQKITLFLWFDDQAEEAIAFYLSVFRNAKAGAVLRCGDAGPGPKGSVLTASFELEGLQFTALNGGPHHTFTEAISLVVHCDSQDEVDYFWDRLGEGGRYDQCSWLKDKFGLSWQIVPDRLLTLLSDSDPDKAGRVMQAMMQMTKIDIATLEQAAAG
- a CDS encoding M20 family metallopeptidase; translation: MSSIDQTLSALSVWLALESPTHHLPGVNGMMDLVAAEVEGLPIAVERIPGRDGLGDSLVLRAGLDTGEPGIAVMSHLDTVHPVGTSARDLAVRVEGDRLYGPGVYDMKGGAWLALQAFKDVALAGQARRPITFLFTPDEEIGSPTTRGLIEQIGRSSAAVLVTEPAREGGKIVTARKGVGRFDVRIEGRPAHSGSRHADGRSAIREAAHQILAIEAMTDYAAGITTSVALVGGGTAANVIPQHAWFSVDLRVTSLADGVMMESRILSLTARDPDVTIKISGGMNRPPYEKSTVVAALFETARGVAAGIGFDLQDCAMTGGGSDGNFTAALGVPTLDGLGIDGDGAHTLQEYGLISSIAPRRALIQGLLETV
- a CDS encoding E22 family MetX-like putative esterase translates to MKTLIAAAVGAACMVMAGLTMTETAAAQDLMVEKKVFELPSYTTQGGRTLKNVKVGWESYGTLNADKSNAILICHFFSGNSHAAGKYAAADAAPGYWDAIVGPGKAIDTNRYFVLSSDTLVNLNTGDPKTTTTGPASLDPDTGKPYALDFPVVTVGDFVNVQKALVESLGIRKLALVAGPSMGALQTYEWAASHPEMVAKAMPVIGAAEADAQLIAWLDVWAAPILVDPNWNKGDYYGKAPPNAGLAKALAVVTLQANHQEWANATFGRRAAKEGEEPAKALANRFQVQSILDTAGEARAKVSDANHFLYLVKANQLYAAGGVSLADAATKIKAPVLLITQPKDLVFTADAIDRTAETLRKGGVDVTQAFLQGTRGHLDGVISMKQAEGAIRAFLEK